From one Paenibacillus terrae HPL-003 genomic stretch:
- the ribB gene encoding 3,4-dihydroxy-2-butanone-4-phosphate synthase, which yields MESGSRESYSNIAADVVEYDALEQEMEIRLDSIEEALEDLKNGKVVIVVDDEQRENEGDFIALAEKASPEVINFMITEGRGLVCVPITGQRAEALELQPMVEQNTDFHGTAFTVSVDHRETTTGISAAERSLTVRALTDEAIVGSDFRKPGHMFPLIARDGGVLKRAGHTEAAVDLARLCGSKPAGVICEIIKEDGSMARMPDLAVIAKRHHLKLISIQDLIGYRRRLSL from the coding sequence ATGGAAAGCGGGAGCAGAGAGAGCTATTCAAATATAGCGGCTGATGTAGTGGAGTATGATGCGTTGGAACAGGAAATGGAAATTCGTCTGGATTCCATTGAAGAAGCGCTGGAGGATCTAAAGAACGGAAAAGTCGTGATCGTGGTGGATGATGAGCAACGGGAAAACGAAGGCGATTTTATCGCTCTGGCTGAAAAGGCGTCCCCCGAGGTCATTAATTTCATGATTACTGAAGGCCGCGGGTTGGTCTGTGTGCCGATTACAGGGCAAAGAGCAGAGGCACTGGAATTGCAGCCGATGGTGGAGCAAAATACAGATTTCCACGGCACAGCCTTTACGGTGTCGGTGGATCATAGAGAGACGACAACGGGGATTTCAGCAGCCGAGCGTTCATTGACCGTGCGTGCGCTGACCGACGAAGCAATCGTGGGGAGCGATTTCCGCAAGCCTGGTCATATGTTTCCGCTGATCGCCCGCGATGGGGGTGTTTTGAAGCGAGCGGGTCATACCGAGGCGGCTGTAGATCTGGCCCGGCTCTGCGGCTCCAAACCCGCCGGGGTCATTTGCGAAATTATAAAGGAAGATGGGTCTATGGCCCGGATGCCCGATTTAGCAGTAATCGCCAAGCGTCATCATTTGAAGCTGATCAGTATTCAGGATTTGATTGGTTATCGTCGTCGTTTGTCATTGTAA